From a region of the Paenibacillus sp. R14(2021) genome:
- a CDS encoding SDR family oxidoreductase, giving the protein MKVVIIGGTGLIGKQLTKNLREQGHEAVQASPSLGINSITGEGLTEAFKGADVVVDVTNSPSWEDQAVLEFFETSTRNLLAAEAEAGVKHHVALSIVNTDLLPENGYFRAKTAQEVLIKSSKIPYTIVRATQFSEFVGGIVDMATEGQTVTLSSAFFQPITSGDVAAALADFALAPAANATFELAGPDRYRLNEIARIYLKAKNDARQVVTDENYKYFGSVLKELSLVPHDNSKARIAPTHFEDWLRSASQA; this is encoded by the coding sequence ATGAAAGTTGTCATTATTGGCGGCACTGGACTGATTGGAAAACAACTTACAAAAAATCTTCGTGAGCAAGGTCATGAGGCAGTACAAGCATCACCTTCTCTTGGCATCAATTCCATTACCGGTGAAGGTCTGACCGAAGCGTTTAAAGGCGCCGACGTCGTCGTCGACGTGACGAATTCGCCTTCATGGGAGGACCAAGCCGTATTGGAATTTTTCGAGACGTCAACTCGAAACCTTCTGGCCGCCGAAGCGGAAGCCGGCGTGAAACACCACGTCGCGCTGTCGATCGTTAACACCGATCTCCTTCCAGAGAACGGTTATTTCCGCGCGAAAACCGCTCAGGAAGTACTGATCAAGTCTTCCAAGATTCCTTACACGATCGTCCGCGCCACGCAGTTCTCCGAATTCGTCGGGGGCATCGTCGACATGGCCACCGAAGGACAAACCGTTACATTGTCGTCCGCCTTCTTCCAGCCGATCACGTCGGGTGACGTTGCAGCCGCGCTGGCTGACTTCGCGCTGGCTCCGGCTGCGAACGCTACCTTCGAGTTGGCCGGTCCGGATCGGTATCGTCTCAACGAAATCGCTCGAATTTACCTTAAAGCGAAAAACGACGCACGTCAGGTAGTCACGGACGAGAACTACAAGTATTTCGGCTCGGTGCTTAAGGAATTGTCCCTCGTACCGCACGATAATTCCAAAGCCCGTATCGCCCCGACTCATTTCGAGGACTGGCTCCGCTCCGCGTCTCAAGCGTAA